The genomic interval ACGCGGAGGACGGCCCCGAGCTGCTCGTGCGTACGGTCGAGCACAACACCAACCTGCGCATCGACCACTACGTCGAGATCGGCTTCGCGGGCTTCGCCAACATCGTGGACGCGATCGGCGGCGTGGAGATCGACATCCCGAAGGCGTTCAAGGACAAGAAGTCCGGCGCCGACTTCCAGGCGGGCAAGCAGACCCTCGACGGCGAGCAGTCCCTGGCCTTCGTACGGACGCGGTACGCCTTCGCGGGCAGCGACCTGGACCGTACGAAGAACCAGCAGAAGTTCCTGGCGGCACTCGCGAGCCAGACGGCGACGCCGGGCACGATCCTGAACCCGTTCAAGCTCTACCCGACGATGGGTGCGGGCCTGGACACGCTGATCGTCGACAAGGACATGAGCCTGTGGGACCTGGGCCAGATGTTCTTCGCGATGAAGGGCGTCACGGGCGGCGAGGGCACCTCGATGAACATGCCGATCTCGGGCAGCAGCGGCGGGAACCTGGTCTGGGACAAGGCGAAGGTCGCGCAGCTCGTGAAGCAGCTGAAGAACGACGAGAAGGTCACGGTCAGCGCCGACTAGGCGAGTAGGCGAGTAGGCGACTACGGACCGGGCGACTGGTCGACCACGGAGGGCCCGGGCGGATTACCGTCCGGGCCCCCTCGTTCGTCCGGGACCCTCCTTCACATGCCGCCGGTGTGGAGCAGGCGGTTGGGTGAGCGGCTGCTCACCACGAGGATCTCCTTGGTGCTCTCCCGGTCGAGCCAGCGCGCCACCTTCCCGGGCTTCGCGTCCGGGTGCTGCGCCTTGTAGAGGGCGGCGACGCCGGAGGCGTGCGGGGCGGCCATGGAGGTGCCGTTCTGGGCGACGCTGCCGCCGCCGAGCTTCGCCGAGACGATCGCGGTGCCCGGTGCGTACATGGTCAGGCAGGGGCCGTAGTTGCTGTACTCGGCCTGCTTGTCCTGTTTGTCGGTCGCCCCGACGGTGAGCGCGCCCGACGCGTTGGCGGGCGAGATGCGGCAGGCGTCCATGGCGTTGTTGCCCGCCGCGACGACCGGCAGGACGTCCTTGCGGAAGACCGCGTTGACGGCGTTGTTCACGGCCGGGGAGTCGGGGCCGCCGAGTGAGGCGTTCATTACGGCGGGCTGCTTGGCGTTGCCCGCGACCCAGTCGAAGCCGGCGATGAGCGAGGACGTGGTGCCCTGCCCCCTGCAGTCGAGGACCCGCACGGCGACCAGTGACACCTCGCGTGCCACGCCGTACGTCGCCCCGCCCACGGTGCCCGCGACGTGGGTGCCGTGGCCGTTGCAGTCCTTGCCCTCCGCTTCGTCGCCCATCGCGTCGTAGCCGAAGGTGGCCCGGCCGCCGAACTCGGTGTGCGTGTACTCGATGCCGGTGTCGACGACGTAGACCGAGACGCCCTTGCCGGTTTCCTTGACGTTGAATTCGTTGTCCA from Streptomyces spiramyceticus carries:
- a CDS encoding S8 family peptidase — translated: MRMTARFMTAAVLVMAPTAAASASASEPPPPSPAPLQRSAKAVPGRYIVTLQPGTNASALTNRAGVKPLFQYTNAMNGFAAELTPAQLDKVRRLPGVTAVEEDTRLTVGDAPRRRPAAPRVPAASWGLDRIDQAALPLDNEFNVKETGKGVSVYVVDTGIEYTHTEFGGRATFGYDAMGDEAEGKDCNGHGTHVAGTVGGATYGVAREVSLVAVRVLDCRGQGTTSSLIAGFDWVAGNAKQPAVMNASLGGPDSPAVNNAVNAVFRKDVLPVVAAGNNAMDACRISPANASGALTVGATDKQDKQAEYSNYGPCLTMYAPGTAIVSAKLGGGSVAQNGTSMAAPHASGVAALYKAQHPDAKPGKVARWLDRESTKEILVVSSRSPNRLLHTGGM